In Telopea speciosissima isolate NSW1024214 ecotype Mountain lineage chromosome 10, Tspe_v1, whole genome shotgun sequence, the DNA window TAAGGCCGTAGATAATGCATAACGCTCTGAATATCTTTATCTGTGATGGGTTTAGATGGATTGTGATTTTGGGATTAGAATATCTGTTGATGTTACTGAAGAATTTGACTAAGTAGTGGCGATTGCAATGAGATTTAAAATCTTATGTGCTCATCCAGTTTTTGTTTACATTATTTCAAATATTCATTTACTTTGGATTTTGCATCTGGATTACAAGAAAGATATATAGAGAACTAAAAGTGAACGGTTGAAAATGCTGTTCATGTTAACAATTTGAGCACAGTGAGTGCATCGTTACTAATTAGCATGCAAATTTGGACGTGATGTAATTTCAATCACCATATACGAATGATTTTGCATTTTAGATTACGATTAGATGAAAACATGTGAATAACTCATTGATTTTattgaagaaattcaagaaagTCAAAAGGATATTTTCCCCATCTAATACAGCAAGTAATTTCTCCTTATTCTTTTTATTGAATTGGTGCTTGATTTAAAGgtaagggaaaaggctgggtcTGCTAGTGGAATACTGTAAGCTAGCACCCTATTTGTCtacctctctcttcccctttaaaaagagagagataaacacataggTGCTAAGTGCTAACTTACAGTATACAGCTACCATACCCATCCCTATCCCTAAAGGTAAAGTGGACTGAAGAACTGGAAATATTTGTATCGCCTTAAGGCCTTGAATTTTGTGGAAATTATGAATAGTGGCTTGTAACTTTATGTTCACAGCTCCTCTTTATTTTTAATGGTCTAGAGAATATtatagaataggtacaaggactggaatacccctaggacaaaattacccttgaaccTGTAATACAGCAAATCTATATCATCAAATGTGTTTCATTATCAGTTCTGGACGCTGGTTTCTTGAAATTCCTTGGACTGGATCCTGAATTCATGAAGCTGTTGTAAATAAGTTAGCTGATTGTTTTCTTTAGAGGTAGTACTTCTAATGCTTGATGTGTGCTTGCTTGCAGAGGAACTTCCTGATAACTGGACCAATGCGCCAGATATTCATTCTCTTCGCTCTTTGAACCGTTCCTTTGTTTTTCCTGGTAGCTTTATCTTCCTTGAGTACTTTTGTCTCTTCTGGAGATGTTATATGATTTGATGGTACCCATGAAGTGGGTGCCTTGCCTGTTACTTGGGACCTGAATTCAATTTTCATGTCTAGGTGAACAGGTTCATATATTAGCATGCTTATCAACAGCTAAACAGGATACAGAACTTATAACACCATTCAGGGTTGCTGCAGTAATGAGTAAAAATGGCATCACTCATAGCACTAAGCGGCAGAAGGAAAGTATGGGAATTGAATCAAATTCAGTTGctggagaaggggaagaagagagtcCAAATCGAAATGTGGAGCAGAATGGTGCAAACCTATTAACTACTGAGAGGACTGATCCACGAGGGGATATTTCTGCTAGTGAATCTCTTCTTCGAATTGAAGACCACAAAAAACGAACTGAAACATTGTTAACAAAATTTAAGAACTCCCATTTTTTTGTGAGGATTGCAGAGTCAGATGAACCGCTTTGGTCAAAAAGAAGTGTACCAGAATCTTCTGAGACGGTAGGAGGGAAGTTAACTACAACTGATGCAGGAGCGAGAAAGGCTTCAAAAAAAGATACTCATGTGAATGCAGTTATCGATAGAGGAAATTTTGATGCTAGTGTGTCTGGTGGGTTGGCTAGAGATACTGTTAGATGCTGCTCTCTTTCTAGTGGAGACATAGTGGTGTGTTCCGAACGCTGTCTTTTTATGATTGTGTGCAACATTGGTCTTTCTTTCTCTAATCATATACATACAAATATTGGACAGTTGTGCTGAAAATGTTATTTCTAATCGTAATAGATATTAAGAGTTTTGGGAGCTCTTCATGTCATACTTGAAATATTATGATAAGATGCGTCTTCTGAAAGTGTCATTTTTTACCAAAATGGTTTATATGCTTTTGATTAAGTAAAAATTGTCACCATGTTCTTACATATGTTTCCCAGAAGTATATTTTTGATTATTCATGTATAAGAATGTATCTAGGTGGTATATAGTGTGTTGACATTGCCTGTAGAATACCCGGCTTTTGGGTGTTGTTTTGTTTGATAATGGTCTGGctgaaaataaaattccaactTCTATCCAatgatatatttatatatatagcttGCAATTTTTATGGGTTTCCTTCTGGCCAACTAATTGTGCTTGTGGAGCACAAGAGCCACTGGTAAATTGTTTTGACAGATTTTTAGGTCGTAGTTTACTTGAAGTTGATTACACTGCCTAGTTTTTTCCCCATTTCACTTGATGATACCTCCTGTTTATCTAATGGTTTGTAAAGCAAAAAAATCATTGTCATATTGTTTTCGATCTTTAAGTGTATATATCCATGCTTTTAGGAGTGAACCATAAAAGAATAAGGTTAAAAGAGGGAAAGTGGACTGAGTCACAGGGATGATGGCAAATGAGCACTGACCAATGGTGAAGCATTTTATAAGCAATTTACGGTGAAGGTTGTGAAACCGGAAGGGGCTGATGATTTTGAATGacaatgaggggggggggggggtttgatgTTTTGTCTGGTAGTTTCTGTTGGATTCAAAGTTTTGATTCCCCCTTGCAATTCTTCCTGgagaaaaaaactattttcatttacAAATACTTGGGATCTATCCTGTGTTAATTTGGGTCATTACCCAGTGTTTGTCCTGCCTATGTGGGGTCCTGGGAGGATGAGTTTGGAGATGGTCCTATCTTCGGCATTTTTTTGCGCAAAGTGGCCTCTCGCAAGACTCAAACCCGGGCGTTTGCCCTGGCAGCCCAAACCTTTTATCATTGCTCCAAACAATGGTCCCTGGATCTATCCTTCGttatattttataaaattagaTGCCTGCTATCCTGTATTAATTTGGGTCATTACCCAGTGTTCGTCCTGCCTATGTGGGGTCCTGGGAGGATGAGTTTAGAGATGCTCCTATCTTCGGCTTTTTTTTGCGCAAAATGGCCTCTCGCAAGACTCGAACCCGGGCATTTGTCCTGGCAGCCCAAACCTTTTATCATTGCTCCAAACAATGGCCCCCTGGATCTATCCTTTGttatattttataaaattagaTGTCTGAATTCTCAGGAAATTTGCATGCAGCTTCCTTGCTGTTGGCATGACACCATTATTTTGGTTCTAGCTTTTGACCTAGTGTGCCACATCCTAGAAGTACCAGTTGATAGGAGCTTTACTGatgctcatctcattttcttgtTTGGAAGGATGCAGGTGCTTTTAGGAGTCCAGGTTGGAGTTGATCTTTTGAAACATCCCACACTTGAGGTTCTTCAATTTGAGAAACATCAGGATAAAAATGTAGCTTCTGATAAGGGGGACAACTTAATTAACACAAATCAAGAGGATCCATGTGGGGAGCTGCTAAAATGGTTGCTTCCTTTGGATCATAGTCTTCCTCCTCCAGCTCGTCCATTATCCCCTCCTTTGAGTAATACTTCTGGATTTGGTAGCACATCTCATAAATCCACAGTTTCTGCTTCATCTGGCTCCCAGATATTTTCTTTCAGTCACTTTAGAAGTTATTCTATGTCATCGCTTCCTCCAAGTAATGCTACACTACCCTCTTCAGTTACAGCCTCCGTTCCCAAACCCACCTTTGACCAAGAAGACTGGGACCGTTTTTCTCCCCAGAATTTTAAGAAGAGTCAAGAAGCTGGGACTGAAGGACTTTTATCTTTTCGTGGTGTACCATTGGAACCAGAAAGATTTTCTGTTCATTGTGGATTAGAGGGCATCTACATGCCAGGCAGGAGGTGGAGAAGAAAACTTGAAATCATTCAACCATTAGAAATCCATTCTTTTGCCGCTGACTGCAATACAGAGGACCTCCTTTGTGTTCAGATAAAGGTACGTGTTACATTTTCAAGGTAGCTAGAAGATGTTTTGCTAGGGAATTGGTAAATATTTGACAAAGCATGTTGTTATCGTATTTTTATTGTTGCAAATTTTTATCTCAAAAGCTCGATTTGATAGGAAGAGCATATAACAGTGTATATAACATCCCCTGCATGTGCAAGCTCATACACATGACTTTGCATGTGacaccatagttcgagaacttgcgagatctcggcgagtttctcggtttttttgAGAAACTGATACGAGATGGGATACGATacaaaataatacaagatcttggcgagatctcagATCTTGGATCGAGATCtggggttgacccatggaaatgacccatctactatgtatttacttatctaactcgacagaactcgacatatctcggcgagatcttggatCTCGAATTGAcctatggaaatgacccatctactatgtatttagttacctaactcgacagaactcttatatgcttgttgtggagcactatatgcaacattacagcaacactatgtcatgggaagactatttAACACTAGctgggactgaatacttgattcaaagtcattttatgtgatggtagttgtaacactgttaaacagtttgatgtatcactttaacatttctaattcttatttaagttgtttagccaTTAATTGagtgttttgcttgctttctattactaaattatgtgtagagtagggtattttagtacgtcaccgcctaccaacctatggtccgaattgaaactcatagttggactttgtttttggaaaatctgatgtgccattgtgtttaaatggcctaaaataggctgaataccaagtttcagacccaaactaggtctagaacccaccgagttgaggcttcgagtcgaaaaaaaaatgctccaattcggtgagatctcgactcgactcagtttttccaagggccgagttggtaccgagacccgagttttagtatcTTGCGTGACACCAACACGTGGCATTGAGGGTACAAGGCATAGGGGCAGAACAACACACTCACCCGTGCCTACCAGTGATTGAACAGCCGAACTCATGGCTCTGAAATcatgttacaacttacaactgcTTATTtcaaaagctcgagctgttagGAAGGCAATATAACAATGTTGCATGAATTACAACCTTTTAGTGGCAGTTTTTGTTTTCAGTACTGTTGAAGAAGAGAAGCTTCAAAGAGTTTGAAAGTTCTCTTATTCTTGCACTTAATGGTGGTTATCCATTTTCAGTAGCActtatgttttctttctctACGCTGCCTGCTGTTACACATATGCTGCTCTAACTTTATCAATGCTAGCATTCCCCTTCTCCTCTTGTAATACAACCCAAAGCATTTTAAGCCCCTCAGTTCTAGTGCTAGCTTCATCTGCATTTTTACATGCTTTTGCTACAATCAATGCTTTTTGCATTCCATTCAGTTCCAATGGTAACCTTGGGCAAAGTACGATTACTCTCATTTACTCTAGAAGGTTCTATTCCCTGAGGATAAGAATAGCTCCCtactgaatttttttgggaaaaaaccCAATGGGCTAAGCAGCAACAGAGGGAAGGAAATTGTTTGATAGAAACAATCCTACCATCAACTTCGAGCAGGAAATTTCACAGTTGGATGCAAAAAGCAGTTCCGGACTGAAGAATTCCCCCGTTCAGGAATATCTGAAGTATTTAAATACCACAAACAAggaagaattgaaagaaatgaAGGGAATTGGAAAGAAAAGAGCTAATCACgcactcaaattttttttacgAATCTCCCGATACCTTTAAAGACTTGAGCAATCTGAAAAATGTAGACCTTTCAACAAAGCGGTTAAATGCAATGATGAAAAAGGGTTACTGGTGAACTCTTAAATTAGCTTGATTTTGTGGTTAAGGAATCCCATCTGAATGTTCGGATTTCCTGTTATTTGGTACTTGGAGAATATGAAACATCGgcctcttttccttctttttttttttttttttttttttctgttttggggTGGATACGACTTTCAAGCTACTTGGGGCTGTTAGGAAGGGcacacaacaatgtatatcaacacttattttctttttctttcttccttctttttatcctttgaCGTCAACAAATTATGAACAATTTTTGCAGAATGTTTCTCCAGCACATACACCAGATATTGTGATATTTCTAGATGCTATATCAATTGTTTTTGAGGAGGTTCCAAAAGGTGGAACACTTATGTCCTTACCAATTGCTTGCATTGAGGCTGGAATTGATCACAGTTTGCCAAATCTTGCCCTCAGGTTGGTATCCATTCTACACCCCATATGTATAGTGTCAGTTGAAAACCATATATTTATCCGGGCTGATCTATTGCAAATTTTGTCTATGTTCGTAGGTGTCTGAGAACATTTTTATCATGTTTTACATATAACTTTGGTATTATTGTGTGATAGCAGCCTTCCCTTGAGGGGGAGTGGGTGATGTTGATTTTGAACTGTGTGATGGTTGTTTACCTTGGGAAGAAGATGTTGCACAGAGaataaaataggatggatgaagtggagaggtgcgtccaggGTGCTGAGTGATCAACATATTCCTATAAAgcttaaaaggaaaattctataagACAGTTGTACGTCCAACTATGATgcatggggcggaatgttgggtagttaagaagcgccatatagataaactaagtgtagcactgatgaggatgttgagatggatgtgcgacaaaactaagaaggataaagttaaggaatgaccatattagagcggATTTAGGAATTGCCCCGATACATGcatagaactaaaactcggaacgCGACCCCTTGGAAAACCGAGTTGACTCGAGATATCTTGAGATCttggtcgagttggtgcatttccAACTTGaaacctggtttcggtgggttttagacctagtttgggtttgaaacttggtactcagcttattttaggctatttaaacacaatgacactattagattttgcaaaaacaaagtctaaatatgagtttcacttcggaccctaggttggtaggcgacgacgtactaaaatatcctactctacacataatttagtaatagaaagcaatcaaaacattcaattaatttaaaacaacttaaataagcattagaaatgttaaagtgtacaatacatcaatttGTTTAACAATGGTACATTATATAAAATTTGATTGATTAATGAATTCAGTCCCAAAActatccacatagaattcccatgtcatagtgttgctgtagtgttgcacatagtttgccacaacattcatataaatgttgtcatcaacatatgccaattcccctatcctagggtacatgggaggcggTTGCCATGTGGCGTGAGATCCattgctactgtcatattgaggcatgtatgggtgtggttggtttgggactgggaatatgggcccaaaactTGACCCCTGTGAAGGCTTTGAGTTTATTTTACCTTTGAAAAAtgcttcaaatttgagatgaatcCTTCAATTTTGTAGCTGAATCAACTCTTTGGCAGGTTGTAAATTGAAATCCGGAGGTAAAATGAGCTCACAGCCTTCACAGGGGAAGAAAAGAGGTTCTGAACAGAACTCGATCGAGATATCTCCAGTTTTGTCGAGTTACGATCCTTTTCAATGATAAGATGGATCGAGATTtgggtcgacccgagatctcgaccgagatattgcacttctAAAACTCGTATTAAGTCTCATCTCGACCCCTTGGAagaccgagatctcgcgagatcttgtgagttttagttctatggatacatgataagcttcatgaaagtcgtttgaggtggcatggccatattcaacggaggccttgggctGCACCAGTACAGAGGAGTAATTTGATTCATACtgaaggatctaaaagagctatgggtaggcctaaaatgaccataggagaagttgtgaggatgGGCATGtatagtttaggccttgtctCAAGTATGACATCGGataaagctgattggagggcaaggatccacatAGTCGACCCCATCTAGGTGGGTTATTGTTGAGTTGATGTCGATGTTGAtgtgctcttttcttttttactatTAGTTTTAGGGAAATTATCAGTGCCACCCCATGACGTTtacctatattttaaagcacaccccCTAACTACCATAATTTCAACCGTTACCCATTTTTGAACGGTGTTAACCTCTGAAATTCCTTTGACCAAAATATCCTttacactaaaacataaaaagcCTGGATTGATCCAATGACCGAGAGAGAGATATATATTACCCAATCAGATTGATCCAATGACCGAAATATTTCCCAttagcattattttttttttttttattcatagaAGTGGGGCGCATTTACTGTTCTTCGTctaccttctttcttttccacaTAAGTTAGTTCCCCTGCCGCTGCAACCCCCTTgcttccccacccccacccgaCCCCCGcccctctccaaaaccctttctCTGCGCAACCAGCACCCACCCCTCTCCTCCACACCCCCTCTTCTTTACCTTACCCTCCCCAAACtccacctccacccccaccaccaccaagcCCTCCCGCCCCTTTCTTCCCCAGTGGCCACCAACCACCCCTGTTCTTCGTctaccttctttcttttccacaTAAGTTAGACCAGATTTGAAGTTAAGGTTCAAAATAAATTGCGGCTGATGATGTGCGTGTGTGTGACTGATCTGTGTTTTGGTGTTGAAGAAATAATAGTACATAACAGCTGAAATAAAGTATTCCAGATTTAATATGGGACCCGACTGATTGATGGATACCAGTAATAACAGGTCATAGAagcaaccaaaaagaaaaagaaacaggaCTGTAGGTGCTGAAATAGAACAAGTAACTACAGTAGAGCAGGTTAGTAGATTTAGAATAATGATAGCTtaaagaatggaagaagacgGAACGTAAAACAAACCCAAGTCAGCCTTGAATCTTCAATAAAAATTTTCCATGCAAGTGTTCAATGTTGTAGGAACTTGGGGTGTTaatgaaagaaagggaaggaataAGATAAGAGGAAGAAGTATCGGATGTGGTCAGGTCTTCACCACCGACCATTTCAAGGCTTTACCACCACGGTTGCACTTGATTCACTTCTAGGCTGGTGACCCATTGAAGATAGACAATAGGTTGAAGGCCAGAAATCATTGGTGGCCCAGGTTAGTTGAAGTTTAGCAtgtattaaattaaaaaaaatcagcaagcaTTACTCAAATAGAAAAGATGGAAGCAAATAGAATTGTCACCAAGCATACATTAACAGAAACGGATTAATAGCTTAAAGAACAGAACTCAGGGTGAGCAAAATTTCAGTTCTAAATCCAGCAATACAGAGCAATAGAGCAATATGTATGAAGCCCTTTGACAGAGAAACTAGAACTGAAATACTAGCTCATAAAAGAACACAGGAATAAAGGGGAGTAGTAGAAAACAAATCTGAAACTAATAAGTATCATAGGGGGTGGGGGGTAGGGGGTGGAGGTAGGGGGAAGGGGAATAGCAGAAAACAGATCTAAAAAAGAAgaatagggggagagagagtacTTGTGTTGCAGTGGATGTTCTCCAAGGTCATCGGCTAAATGTGAggaagaagggtttgtgggttcaagaacaaaaattggatttttgacagtaggtgcaattttcaacttttaaatgttggggtttttctcaaatttaaaatttcataaatcttaatatgataaatcATTGCTAAGAACCcaaagagcggtaaaatattcatttgttttgatgtctaaaaaattatttccattgAGGGTGATTTAAACCAtagttcaatatctcgcgatatatccatatctcgggcctaccgagatatccaaaata includes these proteins:
- the LOC122642424 gene encoding uncharacterized protein LOC122642424 isoform X1, which encodes MNFLLRPAQPSVPDQLSVQEPSTPTHSLLKPVATLEGLIAEDPYSPTPSNVNGDAESDGISGVSGGLSSQSTKHQFPIVENHSDVTEDEGWIIIPYKELPDNWTNAPDIHSLRSLNRSFVFPGEQVHILACLSTAKQDTELITPFRVAAVMSKNGITHSTKRQKESMGIESNSVAGEGEEESPNRNVEQNGANLLTTERTDPRGDISASESLLRIEDHKKRTETLLTKFKNSHFFVRIAESDEPLWSKRSVPESSETVGGKLTTTDAGARKASKKDTHVNAVIDRGNFDASVSGGLARDTVRCCSLSSGDIVVLLGVQVGVDLLKHPTLEVLQFEKHQDKNVASDKGDNLINTNQEDPCGELLKWLLPLDHSLPPPARPLSPPLSNTSGFGSTSHKSTVSASSGSQIFSFSHFRSYSMSSLPPSNATLPSSVTASVPKPTFDQEDWDRFSPQNFKKSQEAGTEGLLSFRGVPLEPERFSVHCGLEGIYMPGRRWRRKLEIIQPLEIHSFAADCNTEDLLCVQIKNVSPAHTPDIVIFLDAISIVFEEVPKGGTLMSLPIACIEAGIDHSLPNLALRRGEEHSFILKPKLMWKNHKVHGEKIPQSSHIQAGSSAPNLHLPPKVVEGRRIYSSADQYAVLVSCRCNYTESKLFFKQPTSWRPRLTRDLIISVASEMSEKRCGLNGGVDQLLVQVLTLQASNLTSEDLTLTVLAPASYTSPPTVVSLNSSPSIPTSPFVVFSEVGGRVGGESRSSGVQRLASIPVVSENNKESAGTGTRSVSFNEQSISDVIPSTVLGCTHLWLQSRVPLGRVPSQSTATVKLELLPLTDGIIALDTLQIDVKEKAGLTYIPEQSLKINATSSIATGIL
- the LOC122642424 gene encoding uncharacterized protein LOC122642424 isoform X2, with the translated sequence MNFLLRPAQPSVPDQLSVQEPSTPTHSLLKPVATLEGLIAEDPYSPTPSNVNGDAESDGISGVSGGLSSQSTKHQFPIVENHSDVTEDEGWIIIPYKELPDNWTNAPDIHSLRSLNRSFVFPGEQVHILACLSTAKQDTELITPFRVAAVMSKNGITHSTKRQKESMGIESNSVAGEGEEESPNRNVEQNGANLLTTERTDPRGDISASESLLRIEDHKKRTETLLTKFKNSHFFVRIAESDEPLWSKRSVPESSETVGGKLTTTDAGARKASKKDTHVNAVIDRGNFDASVSGGLARDTVRCCSLSSGDIVVLLGVQVGVDLLKHPTLEVLQFEKHQDKNVASDKGDNLINTNQEDPCGELLKWLLPLDHSLPPPARPLSPPLSNTSGFGSTSHKSTVSASSGSQIFSFSHFRSYSMSSLPPSNATLPSSVTASVPKPTFDQEDWDRFSPQNFKKSQEAGTEGLLSFRGVPLEPERFSVHCGLEGIYMPGRRWRRKLEIIQPLEIHSFAADCNTEDLLCVQIKNVSPAHTPDIVIFLDAISIVFEEVPKGGTLMSLPIACIEAGIDHSLPNLALRRGEEHSFILKPKLMWKNHKVHGEKIPQSSHIQAGSSAPNLHLPPKVVEGRRIYSSADQYAVLVSCRCNYTESKLFFKQPTSWRPRLTRDLIISVASEMSEKRCGLNGGVDQLLVQVLTLQASNLTSEDLTLTVLAPASYTSPPTVVSLNSSPSIPTSPFVVFSEVGGRVGGESRSSGVQRLASIPVVSENNKESAGTGTRSVSFNEQSISDVIPSTVLGCTHLWLQSRVPLGRVPSQSTATVKLELLPLTDGIIALDTLQIDVKEKGLTYIPEQSLKINATSSIATGIL